A region of the Candidatus Rokuibacteriota bacterium genome:
GCGACCGCGCTGTCGCTGCTGATCGGCATCCCGCTGGGGACCGTCCTCGCGCTCGCGCGCTTTCCCGGCCGGGCGCTCGCCGTCAGCCTGGTGAACACGGGCATGGGACTGCCGCCCGTGGTCGTCGGCCTGTTCGTGACGATCCTGCTGTGGCGGGGAGGCGCCCTGGGCTTCCTCGAGATGCTCTACACGCCGCCGGCCATGGTGCTGGCCCAGATGGTGATCGCCGCGCCCATCGTGACGGGGCTGACGCTGGCCGCCGTCCAGCAGGTGCCCGCGCAGTTCCGGCTGCAGATGCTGGCGCTGGGCGCCTCACGCGCCCAGATGGTCGGCGCGCTGCTCCGGGAGGCGCGGCTGCCCATGCTGGCCGCCGTGATGGCCGGCTTCGGCGGCGTGATCTCGGAGGTGGGGGCCTCCCTCATGGTCGGCGGCAACATCAAGGGTGTCACGCGCGTCCTCACCACCGCCACGGTGCTCGAGACCTCCAAGGGGGCCTTCGACGTCGCCATCGCGCTGTCCGTGATCCTGCTCCTCCTCACCTTCCTCGTGAACTGGGCGCTCACCTGGGTGCAGCAGCGCGCGCGCGGTTGACGCGGCCCGGGGGGCCCCGCACAATCGAGACCACGATGCGACACGCCCGGCGGCTCGTGGCGGCGGCCCTGCTGGTGGTCCTGCCCTGGCTCGCGGGCCCGGCGGCGGCCCAGCCGGCCAGGCCCGCGCTCACCGTCTTCGCCGCCGCGGACCTGGCCTTCGTCTTCAAGGAGCTGATCCCGCTCTTCGAGCAGCGGAGCGGCGCGCGGGTGACGCTGGTCCTCGGGTCGAGCGGCACACTCGCCCGCCAGATCGAG
Encoded here:
- a CDS encoding ABC transporter permease, with the protein product MSLLVQGLLEALRLLLTGDPEVWRITLLSLQVSGSATALSLLIGIPLGTVLALARFPGRALAVSLVNTGMGLPPVVVGLFVTILLWRGGALGFLEMLYTPPAMVLAQMVIAAPIVTGLTLAAVQQVPAQFRLQMLALGASRAQMVGALLREARLPMLAAVMAGFGGVISEVGASLMVGGNIKGVTRVLTTATVLETSKGAFDVAIALSVILLLLTFLVNWALTWVQQRARG